The genomic interval TCTATTAATTTTAAATGTTGCAGATTTTTTTATAGCCCCACCATTCTTACCTCTGGCTTTTGTTTTCTTCTGAATAGTCTCTTCAACCTTTGAATTATCATTCAAAATTTTTTCAATCTCAGAGTACGATTTTGCCACTAATAATCTAATCGCTTTAAAGGTCAATTGATTTTTAGCAATCTTATCGAACAAAATTTGGGGGTATTTTCTTGGCTCCGAACAGATAGACCTTAACGCACTTGCTATACTTTCGTTTAGACCAATAATGCTGGATAATTCCTTGTTTGTTAATGACTCTGAAGTTTTATCAGAAAATAACTCTTGAACAATTTTGAAATTCTGGGCTACCGTAAGGCCTTTCCTTAAATTATTCTCAGATAGCTGTCTTCTTAACTTACGATGTTTAACTTTTAACTTGGCAAGCATGCTTTCATCAGTGATTTCAATGCATGTTACTGTTTTGACTCCAGCCATCATTGCAGCAAGACGTCTTTGATGCCCCTCTAATATAACGTACCCATATTCAAGAGCTGAATTATTGAAATAATCAGGATCATTGTTTTTATCTGCCAAAAATATTTCTATTGGCTCAATCAAGCCTTCATTTCTTATTGAGTATGCAAGCTCTTTAAGAAAGTTATAACTTTCTTCTAATTCATCATCTTTTGAAACATTCAATAGTTCAAAATCAGGAATGACATATTGCCCATTCTTTTCGTCATACATACACAAAGAAGAATCGGAGCCAAGGTGCAGGTGCTCTTTAAGCCATGACTCATCAATGCGTTCACCAGGCCTCGGGTTCTGAGGGTCAGGTATAAGCTCAAATGGATCATGCTCAACAAGCTGTTTACCGCGCGTGTATTTGGTATTCGCAGTAATTCCTGCGCGAGTAACGGTATCGGGCTTACTTACCTTATTAGCAAGAGAATTCGTAATTATTTTCTTTTTTGTTAACATTTTCTGCATCTCCAAGAACTGCATTATAAACAAACTCGCCTAACGCAATTGCCTCCATGGCAAAACGATCGTTTTCTTTTAACTCAGTATACGGAGCTGTAATAGGAGCCTGATCTTCATCAATATCTACTGCCCTGGGAGAATCATGTATTTCGATGTCCTCAATTAATAGTTTTCTCAACATGGGATTAGCTTTAATTGTGTCAATAATACGATTCTGTGGCGTTCTTTTGTTGTAATCGACTTTATTTTTTAGTAAACCAATTATTTTCGCTTGCGAATTAGCAGGTCTATAGACATTTTGACGATTCACCAAATCAACCATACCAGCCAATCCCTGTAGAGATTTATTACTGAGCTCCAGAGGTATTAAAACGTGTGTTGCAGCTCTAATGGCACTTTGTGTAAGTGGCCCTTTAGCTGGGGGGGTATCAATAATGACAAGGTCGTATCCACATTCAATAAAATCATCCATCGCAAAAAAATCGTAAGGACGTCGCACAATGCTTTCCAAGCTATCACTATACTCAAACGACTCGATGTCCTTAATCAAACCAGCATCACTTGGTAAGATATCAAGGTTATCTAGATCAGTTGGATAGGGGACTACTGGTCTTTCTGTCCACATATCCAGTGCAGACGATCTACCATCCCATCCATCATCTTCAGGATCATTTGAATCATAATCCGGGTGCAATGGCGGTTTGTAACTGGACATATCTCTTATACGCGTATCACGAAGAAACCTATACGACATGTTTCCTTGAGGATCGAAATCGAGCACAAGAACTTTTTTGTTCTTCTTAAATGCGATATAGGTAGAAATTAGTTGGCTAATTAAACTTTTCCCAACCCCTCCCTTATTATTAGCGACAACCAAAACTTTGGATTTTTTAGCAGCCATCCCATTCTCCACAATTTAAATACATTTCTACAATACCTAAATTTCTCCCGCATATCAACAAATACTCAATACCGTATTGAGTATTTTTCATTGATGATGACACATAGGGAGAACCCAATAAAAATCAGAGTTTTATTGGGAATAAACGGTTCTTGTGTTTTTCTGTATTGAGTATTGACATGGAAATATATGATCACGTATAAATGGATCATATTGCACACGACAAAAAACATCTGGGGATGGGGAATGTAAGAACTTGTGTTTATTTTATTAATTGAGGAGGGATTCGAGGAAAGTCTGCAAACTTCCCTCGAATGTATGACTTAGATATAAAGTCGATATTCGCACTATTGATTATATCTAGGTTCTCTATTTTATACAATAAGGAACTATTGTATGGGGAACTTTTGTTCAATTTTTCACGCCAGATTCCGCAATCTGGTAAGCATTATTCCGTGTACACGCAAAGCGCAGCTGGTAGATTATATACTGCTCGGCTGGCAAACCAGCACATATAAGCTAAAAGGCTCTTCAAACAAGTGGTTCATGAAGCCTTATCGTCAAATTACTGAAGACACCGGCATTCCACAGAGCACTCTGGAGCGTTACATAAAAGAGCTTGCTGATGATGGATTCATTGAGAGACGGCAGGCGCTTTACAGCCGAACCAGCGAAGAGGGTGCTTTTACCGTTAAAAAGGGCAACTACATTCATGTTACCGACAAGCTGATTCAACTCCTACAGCCATCGATGCCTGACATTGGGGATAATGAGCCTGACTCCACAAACGATAATAGCGAACACGCACCACAAGATAATTCCTCAGCACCAGATACGAACAACACCAGTGCAGACTGTGTTTTTTCAAATCCAAATGAGGGAATCGAACCCCTCAAAATAAGGGAATCATATATAGGTGATCTTCATTCGCTTGTTAATAATACTATTATTTCCTCCAAGTTGATGCAGTCTGTGGATAAGCACACCGCACAACGCCTTCTACGCCAATTCGAATCAATACAAACCTTTCTTTTTTCAACTATCAAGGAAGAAATCTCTGATGAAATAAAAAAACTGGTGGCAGGAACCTTCTTCAACCTGTCAGTTGTGCATCATCAGAATCTTTCCTGCCCGGAGCAGGTCGTCTCTGAATACCTCTTTGCACTACTGAACACACAGTTTTACATGCCTGCTATCCAATGCTTTAAACATCGCAACAACATCCTTGCCAAACTTATCCGTGCAAAAAACTGGAGAACACCAAAGGGTTTTTTCAAACACTTTTACATGGGACAGGCGTTTAAGAAAACTCAAAGCCCAGAAAAGGCCACATCGAATGATCACGTTCAATCCATCGTAGGGAATTCAGCTAAAGACCCACGCCTGTCAAAAATAGAGGAGTTAATTTTTGAGAAGGGCAGTCTTGTCAGCGCTATGACGGAAGAAATTCTTACTCTTACGGATGAAGAGATGATTTTAGGCAAAAGACAACAGATTCAGGCGTTGCGAGAGGAGCTGGAAACCTTGTGGGAGCAGCAATTTGACCTTGAACAGGCGATTTTGCGATGTCGCGAAGGAGAAAATCGGCTTTGTGCCTGACATCATATCGTGATGGTTCCTGATGTGAATATTTTCATCCATTTGTGAGAGGATGGTTAAGGAATTAGTTGCAATATAGGCAGGGCTCATCGATGTGTCAGCAATGAACCCAGTGGATTGACACAATGCAAGTCCAACCTCGCATTTGTGAGGAGTATATCGCAGGGAAGTTACAGCAATCAATGGGAAACTAACGGTGGTGATTTTCCAGCCACTTGCTGACGTGATGGATGGTTGCCTCCACAACATTCAGCGCCTGCTCATACAGTGGCACCAGCAGGTCAGTCTCACCTGATTTTTGACTTTGCTCAAGATACTGACAGGCCATTTTCAGTCGGGTGGTACCAACATAAACCGCCCCACCCTTGATTTTGTGCGCGAGCTTTCGAACTTTTTCAAAATCATGTTCAGAAAAAGCTTTCTTCATGCGTAAACAGTCTTCAGGCAGCGACTCTTTTATCATGCAGTCAAGCATTTCGGTAAGGTTGTCTTCGCCACCCATAACACGTTTGCCCTCTTCGACATCCAGAAGCGGGAAATCCTCTAATTCAAGCAGAGAGGTATCAATCTGTCTGGGCAGGGCAGGGGAGGGCTCCTGAGGGGCATACCCCGGGATAAATGCGTCAAGTATGTCAGAGCAGGCATTAACACTCAGGGGTTTTGTTAAAACGGCGTTCATACCCGCTGTAATGCATTGTTGTTTGTTCTCATCTCCTGCATGAGCTGTTAAGGCAATAATGGGAACATGTGTTTTTCTGATCATTTCATGCAGTCGTATTTGATGGGTTACTTCATACCCATCAATATCAGGCAGGCCAATATCCATAAATATCAGGTCGTAATCATGGTTTTTCCATAAATCAACCGCTTTTTCGCCAGTGTTGGCAATGGTCACGGTGCAGCGCATTTTTGACAGAATTGCTCTTGCAGCATTTTGGGCAATGGCATTATCTTCAACTACAAGTACCTGATACGTATCTTTGTGTGTGTTCGCTTCCCGTGTTTTTATCTGTTGAGTAATGGTTGAAACATAAGTAGCATCCATCGTGTTTTCAAACGTTGCATCTACACCCGAGTCGTCATCAAGAAGAGGCTCCTGCAATGGAATGAGGCAGGTGAAGCACGTTCCACGCCCGGCCTCGCTTTCAACATAAATCTCACCATTCAGCTCATCAATAAATTGTTTGACAACGAAAAGCCCAAGGCCTGCGCCTTTATAGATACCCTGATAAGAGGGAGTCAGGCGCTTAAATTGAAGGTATATTTCCTGTTGTTTCTCGACTGGAATGCCTATTCCTGAGTCTGCAACCATCAGCTTTAATACGATTTTCCCCTCCATTCGTCTGGCAACAGAGACTGACATTTTTACAAATCCGGCTTCAGTAAAATTCAGCGCATTTGCAACCAGCTCCAGGGCAACGCGGTGTATGCGAACTTTATCGCCAATCATATAGCTTGGAGTATCTTCGGCAAACTCAATGGATAGAGAGAGTTCCTTTTGTGCTGCCCGAGCGCGATTGAGTTCAATAACATGGTTAAACGTGCTTTCCAGACTGAACTTTTTCTTCAACCTGGGGATTTCACCGGAACTTACGCGAATTGCCTCAAGCACCTCATCCATTAAATCCAGAAGGGCGTGGCTGGAGGCAACCAGATTTTCGGAGTACTCCTTGATATGTGGATCATCAGATTCCATTTTTAGTAAATCCGCAAACCCAACAATACCGGTCAACGGCGTGCGAATGTCATGGCGCATGTTTTCAAGAAATTCAGTTTTGGCGAGGTTTGCGGCTTTTGCCATCTCCATTGAATTTTTTAATTCGGCCTGAGTCTGCTTTAACTCAGTAATATCAAGAGAGTTCCCAATAATACCAATTATTCGGTTGTTCTCATCGCGAAGCGGCATCTTTACACCGGTGAAATGCATCCACTGACCGGTGGATGTCTTCAATTTTTCTTCCACCAGTATGCTGACTCCTTTAGTGATGACCTCGGTGTCATTTACTACAAGATTGGCTGCCTGCTCTCCCCAGAGCTCTTCATCTGTTTTGCCAACCACTTCATGCGGAGAGGAGAGACCTGCAAGTTTGGCTGTCAAATTGTTGCAACCCATGTAGTAGCCGTTGCAGTTTTTCCAGTACAAGCACCCGGGGATGGCATCAATGATTCCGTTGAGATAATACGCGATATTATTTTTTTTCAGCTCGATGTCCTTTCCAATAATGAGCGCACCATAAACCTCTGCATTTGTTGCAGATAATGGACAAATAGTCCAGTTGACATTGCATTCGTTACCGGCTGCATTTTTACAATCCAGGTTAAAGCTAAGTATTTCTGGATGATTGAAAAAGTGCTCGGAAATAGGGCATGTAATATGTTTTGCGCAACATAACTCTAAAAAGTTTTCTCCGTGCACGTCATTAAGACTGCACTGATAAAAGTTTTCACTTACAGTATTTAGCCGCTCGATGGCAAAGTTACTTTTAATAACAATGGCAATGTCACCACTATAGGAAAGCATTGCATTCAAGACGACATCCGGGTAAATGTTGTCCGATATTTCCCTGTTTTTCATTCCTAAAAACCCTATAAAAGCAGCCTTAAAGGCGAGTGCCATCCATTTTGTCTAACTATAGCACAGGAACTGAGGTGACCCCTGCCTGATCAGATGAAGAGCAGGGCGATGCAGTTGCTGCATGTGCTATCAGCGTATCCCGTTCCATTTCTCGCAAAGCTGCGTCTATTTCTTTTGCATAGATATTTTCAGGGCTTACGAGCACCTGCATCGACGTCTCCAAGTTAAAGCTATTGTTATTGGCCTCAAGGATACCTCGTAAGTCATGTAAAAAACTGGAAAGGCTGCCTTCATGCGCCAATCTGGACAAGTCACACTGGACGATAAATGACATCTTATTTAAATTGTCGATAAAATCCTGATTATCAACATATTCTTTGTAGCGGACAGGGGTACTTGCTGCTTGCCATAATTCATCGCTCATTTCAGCAAAGTGAAGCTTTGAGCTAAATGAAATTTCATTGAACTGCCCCGCGATTTTCAGGACATCAGCGGCCGTGTTTTTTAACAAAGAAGGTGCGCTGCTGTTTGTGTAGCTGGTATTGTAGGTTTTTCTAAAATAGTACGTGCTGTCCTCGTGTAGGAAAATGGCGATTCCACTGTTATTCAGCAGGCTTAAGATATCGGTAAGAAACAATTTGCAATATGCTTCATCTTTCAGGTAATACGCCAGATGCGATATAAAAATCAAATCCATGGAGTGTGGGTGCACGGAAGGGTGTGCACTTAATATACCCGCAAGAACGTCCTCTTTTATCAATTCGTATTTTTTTATAAGTGCGCAATTGGATATGGCCGCATTGGCTTCTTGAATGAACCGGTCATTAATATCAAAACCGATATACTCAAAACCAGCTGGATGTGCCATATTGTGCAAATAGCCGAGGCATGTAGTACCGTCTGCACACCCAAGATCTGCTACTTTAATGGATTCGGAATTTTTTAGTAATACATTTCTTTTTTGTAATTTATCTGCCAAAAGGCCTACCATGCTCGCCGTTTGTTTTTTTTGCTCTGTAGCGGCAAGAAAGGCTGCAAATGCACTGTTATAATCGAATTTTCCATCTAAGATTGGCGGGTAATGCTCAATGACAGTAGGAAAGAAACCAGGGTGTCGTGTACCAGAAGAGCTGGAGAGTGACTTAAACATTTTTGTCCGCCATTTTAGAGTAAACAATGTGGGACAAGATATCATTAAGTGGTCAGTGTGTCAATTATTGATCTATGTGCACATAAAATGTGCATGTATCTCTATAACAGAGTTATCCCCACTTTTAGGGGATAACTTTGTGGATGGCGTGGGAAATCTCAGGCGCCATGCGCGTCCTGGAGGGCGGCAGGTTTTCTGCCACGGCGCCCTGGTTTTCGATTTTGTGCTTTCCACTCTTTGTCTTTTGCAAATACAAAGCGTGCCGCTTCCTCAAGAAAAAAGTCCATTTCAACGCTTGCCCATGTGCAGTAGCTCTTAATTTCTTCAAGCACGGTAGCATCAATCTGAGCTTTGATTTTCAGTTTTGAATTTTGGGATTTGTTTGATATGAGTGCCATGAGAGTTTCCTGATTGTAAAAAAAGTTATTTTGTTAAAAATTAGCCATAAAATCAACACAACAACGGAATAATCTTTAAAAGCCAAAAAAATATGCAATTAAAAGGGCGGGGTAATATTTTATTGTTTGCTACTTAAGCATGATTCATAATCATCCAGCTGGTTATAGTAGTCTTCACAACCCTCGTTGAATGAATCTGAATCACCATCACAACCAGCATTATTTTCTATTGCCCACTGATAACCTGCATAGTGCCCGCTCCCTTCATCATAAGGGTTTTCTGGTTCTATACAAGTTTGGAATTTTGATGTTGATAGAGAATCTGAGTCAGAACAGCCAGTAACCATACAAGCAATTGAGGATGTAACTAAGGCAGCTAAGATTATATGTTGATTTTTTGCTTTCATGCCAGAATTTTAATCATTTTTGAATTAAAATTCAATTTTATTTTTTGGTGAGTATATTGGTCAATTCGACTCGGCGAATTACTCACCCTAATGAATCAGTTAAAACGAAATTTTAGTGCGCCGCCGTAAAATGAATTTGATTTGGCCAGGAAGAGAGAAGGGCAGAGGTTAAATCGATATGGCTATTCAAAATTTATAAACAGAGTTTTTGCTAATTAATCTTTTGTTTGCCATTGCACTAGAATATTAAATGGATGCTTGTGGTTTTGATATCTCGATTTAAGTGACAAGTAGGAAACTGCTCACCTGACAGAAGATCTCCCTGCTTGCTTTATTAATCGTTGCCTCAAAAAACCACCGTTTTTTGGGGTAGAAAACCGCCTTATTCCGTGAACAATCATTCACTCTACTCAATAAAGGATAAAAAAAAATTTTGTCCTATTAACTTGTTTTATTTTCAAAACACCATGAACTTATTAAAAAATTCATTTCTGGAACGTGTCCATATCAAAAATAGCGGAGCATGCGCTCTCGTCGACAGTAATTAATCCATTACTCATGGATCGAAAAAATATACCGCTTTTATGGCTTCAAGATCGCAGTAACTCCTAAAACGGAATATCCTCACAGACTGGTTTTTTGTCTTTTATTTTGATCTTGTGTTCAATTGATTTAATAAAACGTACTAGCGCTGAAATGTTGTTAAAAATGAGCAAACTTTCTTCATAATTAAGGATTGGATTATCATGCGCTAAACTATTATCATTTCTCACATGATTAAAAGCTTCTAGCACTGATATGCTAGATTTTAGAATACGCTCCGTCATTTCCGTCTCAATATGACCGTTAGCGCGTAATGCTTTTACATACTCACCAAAAACAGAATGCAACGCTTTAGTTTGAGGAACTTCAATCCCATAAGGTTTACAAACTGTTTTTATGTATTTAATAATAAAAGTATGCAAACGATCTAAACCCACCTCTGGTTGATTTTTTTTAATAGAATCATTTACTTGCTGCGCTACTATATTAAAATCCAAATCGTCAGAAATAGCTGTCAAGGCTCCCATCTCAGTTACAGGCAGATCTGCTTTAAGTCTCTGAGAAATTTTTAAACAGTCGCGCTTTAAGCTTGAGACATCATTTTCATTGAATAAACACCCAGTTTCCTCTCCGTACATAATCATTTGTTCGATGATTTTTCCAACGGTATGATTGTTTTCTACTTGCCAGAAAACACGTAAGCGATTTGCCTTTGAAGTGCCTAGGCTCTTAAATTTTTCGTTATCTATATCGATTTGATGGTCTGCAAAAAAATCTCTATAAGTACGATCGGTGAAATCTAAAACATACCCACTAGCCATACCAAAAAGTCGTTCTAAGTTTCTTTTGTCAACTGCTGTTAAATCTGACATGTAATTCCCCAACATTTAATTTTCAAACAATTCTTCAATTGTTGTCTGCATTTCATCTTGACTCGGCTTGGCATAACGAAAAATTTCCTTAATAGAGACATTCCCACTCAACTCCTGGGCAAAATGTACCCCATGCTTGTCTGTTACCTTCTTTAAAAAGGTATGCCTGAGTTTATGCGGTGTAAACTCAAAACGCTCATTCTCAGGCAGAAGTGCTAAAACCTGCTTTAAAACACGCTGGCAAATGCGGTAAATGTTTCGCGTATTGATTCGGTTACCCGCCCTGTTTATAAATAAAGCCCCGTCCAGAGCCGTTTCACGGGTTTTCAAATAATTATCCAGATGTTCGCGAGCATCTTGCGGCAAAGGTATTTTATTACTCACACGCCTGCTTTTATGACGCACAACAGAATGAAGACCTTTTGAGTGATACTGATGCATGTTTAAGGATACCAGCTCTGACTCACGCAACCCGGTTCCAAGAAGCACATAAAAAACCGCCGTTTCAAGCGGGGAATTCTGATTTTTACGCGTACATATTTTGGTGCGTTGTTCACAGGCAGCTTTTAACCGCATGAGCTGCTTTGATGTCAGACCGTTCCACTCAGGTGCCTCGGTTTGTAAATCTTTAACGCCAGACAAGGGATTGCCGGCCAGTAAAGGTCTTTGATTATGCAGCCAGCGACCGGCGTGACGTACCGTTGCCATCGTGCGATTAATAGTCGTTGCCTTGTAGGCCTTGCCGGTTTTTTCAGAAACCATAATGCACAAGGTTCGTTGAAATTGCTTGCTCACTGCAGGCGTCCAACCATCAACCTGGTCATGCCCTGCTTCCGTCTGAAAGAACTGGATAAATTTCGCCAAATCTTTTTGCTTGGCCGATTCGGTTTTTTCAGGCGCACCCTTCACATGCACCTGGTAATAAAAAGATAACCAGGCGGTCAATGAATTGGTGTCAAAATGAACACTTAAGGGATTTACAATCTTATCTACCCCAAACTTTCGATTTTTGTCATTTTGCGCATCCAGTAAATTCAAGGCCTTCTCCGTGAGCATTTTTTCCATTGTACCCTGTTTAGGGTAGATAAGGTACGTTATCTACCTCAAACTCGAAAGTAGTTATTCTCTTGGGCACGAAAACACGAACGCGCGAAAATTTTTTTTTGCCATTATTCAAGCGAAAACAAAATTCATTGATCATAATGATCGAATCATGCTATCTTTGTTCCTTGTTAATCGTTAATGTAAAAGGAGTTTACATGAGAGCACTGAACCCTCACGATCAGAATGTGCTTCAAGAAATCGAGCATGATCAAATAAAAATGTTCGCTTTGATTGAGCTTGCCGAGCAGAAAGAAAAAGAACATCTATGGTTTGATGCCATGGAGCTGTACCAAGAGGCTCAGCACCTTTCTTTCCATACCGGTGACACTCTTCAGGTCAAGATTATGAACGAGCCATCTGACTTTGAAAACTGGCATCGACTGAACAAAAAAATTGAACAATTAAAGGGAAGGTAGCGCCCTGCTACTTTTCTTGCTTACAATCACCTTCGATGAGTTTACTGAGTTCTGACAAAAAGATGAGTTTTTAAGACAGCCGCTTCTAGAATTTATCACAGGCCACTCGTCTGCTCTTTCGAGTTCCATTAAACGGTGGTTTATTGAGACAGGTTTTGAGCCCGGATTATATTTGGTGCTTTACCCGGGCAATGTCGATTCACAATCTTTACTTATACTTGGGTGCTACTATTTTTATAGAAGAACAGGACGCTCTTGCTGCGCTCATATCAGGAAAAAATGTTCTAAAGTGTTGACTTGATCCCATTGGTCGACAATATAAATCTGGAGTTGGTTTACCAGTCCTAACATTTACAGTGGTCATGCATTCCATCTTTCCAAAGGAAGATCTGCTCTGACCAAACATACCAGAAGATGAGGGCTTTCCCGCATATAATCCACTAG from Legionella geestiana carries:
- a CDS encoding ParA family protein; the encoded protein is MAAKKSKVLVVANNKGGVGKSLISQLISTYIAFKKNKKVLVLDFDPQGNMSYRFLRDTRIRDMSSYKPPLHPDYDSNDPEDDGWDGRSSALDMWTERPVVPYPTDLDNLDILPSDAGLIKDIESFEYSDSLESIVRRPYDFFAMDDFIECGYDLVIIDTPPAKGPLTQSAIRAATHVLIPLELSNKSLQGLAGMVDLVNRQNVYRPANSQAKIIGLLKNKVDYNKRTPQNRIIDTIKANPMLRKLLIEDIEIHDSPRAVDIDEDQAPITAPYTELKENDRFAMEAIALGEFVYNAVLGDAENVNKKENNYEFSC
- a CDS encoding tyrosine-type recombinase/integrase, with the translated sequence MEKMLTEKALNLLDAQNDKNRKFGVDKIVNPLSVHFDTNSLTAWLSFYYQVHVKGAPEKTESAKQKDLAKFIQFFQTEAGHDQVDGWTPAVSKQFQRTLCIMVSEKTGKAYKATTINRTMATVRHAGRWLHNQRPLLAGNPLSGVKDLQTEAPEWNGLTSKQLMRLKAACEQRTKICTRKNQNSPLETAVFYVLLGTGLRESELVSLNMHQYHSKGLHSVVRHKSRRVSNKIPLPQDAREHLDNYLKTRETALDGALFINRAGNRINTRNIYRICQRVLKQVLALLPENERFEFTPHKLRHTFLKKVTDKHGVHFAQELSGNVSIKEIFRYAKPSQDEMQTTIEELFEN
- a CDS encoding abortive infection family protein, which produces MSDLTAVDKRNLERLFGMASGYVLDFTDRTYRDFFADHQIDIDNEKFKSLGTSKANRLRVFWQVENNHTVGKIIEQMIMYGEETGCLFNENDVSSLKRDCLKISQRLKADLPVTEMGALTAISDDLDFNIVAQQVNDSIKKNQPEVGLDRLHTFIIKYIKTVCKPYGIEVPQTKALHSVFGEYVKALRANGHIETEMTERILKSSISVLEAFNHVRNDNSLAHDNPILNYEESLLIFNNISALVRFIKSIEHKIKIKDKKPVCEDIPF
- a CDS encoding methyltransferase domain-containing protein, translating into MFKSLSSSSGTRHPGFFPTVIEHYPPILDGKFDYNSAFAAFLAATEQKKQTASMVGLLADKLQKRNVLLKNSESIKVADLGCADGTTCLGYLHNMAHPAGFEYIGFDINDRFIQEANAAISNCALIKKYELIKEDVLAGILSAHPSVHPHSMDLIFISHLAYYLKDEAYCKLFLTDILSLLNNSGIAIFLHEDSTYYFRKTYNTSYTNSSAPSLLKNTAADVLKIAGQFNEISFSSKLHFAEMSDELWQAASTPVRYKEYVDNQDFIDNLNKMSFIVQCDLSRLAHEGSLSSFLHDLRGILEANNNSFNLETSMQVLVSPENIYAKEIDAALREMERDTLIAHAATASPCSSSDQAGVTSVPVL
- a CDS encoding response regulator: MKNREISDNIYPDVVLNAMLSYSGDIAIVIKSNFAIERLNTVSENFYQCSLNDVHGENFLELCCAKHITCPISEHFFNHPEILSFNLDCKNAAGNECNVNWTICPLSATNAEVYGALIIGKDIELKKNNIAYYLNGIIDAIPGCLYWKNCNGYYMGCNNLTAKLAGLSSPHEVVGKTDEELWGEQAANLVVNDTEVITKGVSILVEEKLKTSTGQWMHFTGVKMPLRDENNRIIGIIGNSLDITELKQTQAELKNSMEMAKAANLAKTEFLENMRHDIRTPLTGIVGFADLLKMESDDPHIKEYSENLVASSHALLDLMDEVLEAIRVSSGEIPRLKKKFSLESTFNHVIELNRARAAQKELSLSIEFAEDTPSYMIGDKVRIHRVALELVANALNFTEAGFVKMSVSVARRMEGKIVLKLMVADSGIGIPVEKQQEIYLQFKRLTPSYQGIYKGAGLGLFVVKQFIDELNGEIYVESEAGRGTCFTCLIPLQEPLLDDDSGVDATFENTMDATYVSTITQQIKTREANTHKDTYQVLVVEDNAIAQNAARAILSKMRCTVTIANTGEKAVDLWKNHDYDLIFMDIGLPDIDGYEVTHQIRLHEMIRKTHVPIIALTAHAGDENKQQCITAGMNAVLTKPLSVNACSDILDAFIPGYAPQEPSPALPRQIDTSLLELEDFPLLDVEEGKRVMGGEDNLTEMLDCMIKESLPEDCLRMKKAFSEHDFEKVRKLAHKIKGGAVYVGTTRLKMACQYLEQSQKSGETDLLVPLYEQALNVVEATIHHVSKWLENHHR
- a CDS encoding ParB/RepB/Spo0J family partition protein, translating into MLTKKKIITNSLANKVSKPDTVTRAGITANTKYTRGKQLVEHDPFELIPDPQNPRPGERIDESWLKEHLHLGSDSSLCMYDEKNGQYVIPDFELLNVSKDDELEESYNFLKELAYSIRNEGLIEPIEIFLADKNNDPDYFNNSALEYGYVILEGHQRRLAAMMAGVKTVTCIEITDESMLAKLKVKHRKLRRQLSENNLRKGLTVAQNFKIVQELFSDKTSESLTNKELSSIIGLNESIASALRSICSEPRKYPQILFDKIAKNQLTFKAIRLLVAKSYSEIEKILNDNSKVEETIQKKTKARGKNGGAIKKSATFKINRENEAVLLQKFLIQRFPELEFNQNGEQTFKSLEGILNFIKDLAIRELA